The following proteins are co-located in the Polymorphospora rubra genome:
- a CDS encoding YciI family protein, whose protein sequence is MAKFVTIGYGDQAGYDRTDVAVRDEAHAHDARLRAAGADVGIAGAAVQVRNHDGAGVTVAHEAFMSAALPVAGFAVIEAATMEEAIQLVSKTPCAVARGVVEIWPLRESP, encoded by the coding sequence ATGGCCAAGTTCGTGACCATCGGATACGGCGACCAGGCCGGCTACGACCGCACCGACGTGGCGGTACGTGATGAGGCGCACGCGCACGACGCGCGCTTGCGTGCGGCGGGAGCCGATGTGGGGATTGCCGGCGCGGCCGTGCAGGTGCGAAACCACGACGGGGCAGGCGTGACCGTGGCGCACGAAGCCTTCATGTCCGCTGCCCTCCCGGTGGCCGGGTTCGCCGTCATCGAAGCCGCGACGATGGAGGAGGCCATCCAGCTCGTGTCGAAAACACCATGCGCGGTCGCGCGGGGCGTCGTCGAGATCTGGCCGTTGCGGGAGTCGCCGTAG
- a CDS encoding SDR family NAD(P)-dependent oxidoreductase — translation MRILVTGASTGLGLAVARALATDGHQVVIHVRDATRPVPGDGEWAGVIGGDLSDLEQTRAVATQSDAHGGFDAVIHNAGTMSPTDVFAVNAVAPFVLTALMDKPARLIYLSSSMHRGGSADLGRIDRGQVTYSDSKLYVTALAAAFATRWEGTVAHAVDPGWVPTRMGGAAAPDDLTAGHETQVWLATHDAIPPTGGYWHQRETQRPHPATQDPAFQQELMSLLEARTGVRLV, via the coding sequence ATGCGGATTCTGGTCACTGGGGCGTCGACCGGGCTGGGCCTCGCCGTCGCCCGCGCCCTGGCCACGGACGGGCATCAGGTCGTGATCCACGTCCGCGACGCCACCAGACCGGTTCCAGGCGACGGCGAGTGGGCCGGGGTCATCGGCGGTGACCTCTCCGACTTGGAGCAGACCCGTGCCGTCGCCACCCAGTCGGACGCGCACGGGGGGTTCGATGCGGTGATCCACAACGCCGGCACGATGAGCCCGACGGACGTCTTCGCGGTGAATGCGGTCGCCCCTTTCGTGCTGACGGCGCTGATGGACAAGCCCGCCCGGTTGATCTACCTCTCCAGTTCCATGCACCGCGGAGGGTCCGCCGACCTGGGCCGGATCGACCGCGGACAGGTGACCTACTCCGACAGCAAGCTCTACGTCACCGCCCTCGCCGCAGCATTCGCGACCCGGTGGGAGGGCACCGTCGCCCATGCGGTCGATCCCGGCTGGGTGCCGACCCGGATGGGTGGAGCCGCAGCGCCGGACGACCTGACCGCCGGGCACGAAACACAGGTCTGGCTCGCCACCCACGACGCCATCCCGCCGACCGGCGGCTACTGGCACCAGCGTGAGACCCAACGGCCACATCCCGCGACGCAGGACCCCGCGTTCCAGCAGGAGCTCATGAGCCTGCTCGAAGCCCGTACCGGCGTCCGCCTGGTCTGA
- a CDS encoding multidrug effflux MFS transporter — translation MTDTPDIPRFRFARFLPALLLLLTVFGPISMDLYLPALPALTEDLAAATSVAQLTVTACLVGLAAGQLTAGPLSDRFGRRGILLIGVVAYVVTSAVCAICPNVELLIAARLVQGLAGGVGIVISQATGRDIYSGTSLIRFYGRLTVVGGLAAIIGPLLGGLLNTFTDWRGLFVFLAVIGAALLAISAFAFPETLPPARRTTGGFAQTGRDFRVLLTDRVFLGAVLSQGFLYAALFAYLSGATFVLQGIYGLSPQGYAAAFGLNSTGFMIFGWLAGRSAERWSIRGTLVVGVIVTSIGALGLLASGLAVMPLWMVIVSLFLLAGGVAISSPPATTLALADYPQIAGTASALLGMVRFGFGGVAAPLVGVAGAATILPLGLVTTGSVVLAAVAYLALAARGHRGAAALPDAAPVTVPGS, via the coding sequence GTGACCGACACTCCCGACATCCCGCGGTTCCGCTTCGCCCGGTTCCTGCCCGCGCTGCTCCTCCTGCTGACGGTGTTCGGGCCCATCTCGATGGACCTCTACCTCCCGGCCCTGCCCGCGCTGACCGAGGACCTGGCCGCGGCGACGTCGGTCGCGCAGCTCACCGTCACCGCTTGCCTGGTCGGCCTCGCCGCCGGGCAGCTCACCGCCGGCCCGCTCTCGGACCGGTTCGGACGACGCGGCATCCTCCTCATCGGCGTGGTCGCCTACGTGGTCACCTCCGCGGTGTGCGCGATCTGCCCGAACGTGGAGCTGCTGATCGCCGCCCGGCTCGTGCAGGGCCTGGCCGGCGGGGTCGGCATCGTCATCTCCCAGGCCACCGGCCGCGACATCTACTCCGGTACTTCCCTGATCCGCTTCTACGGGCGCCTGACCGTGGTCGGTGGGCTCGCTGCGATCATCGGCCCGTTGCTGGGCGGACTGTTGAACACCTTCACCGATTGGCGGGGCCTGTTCGTGTTCCTCGCCGTCATCGGCGCGGCCCTGCTCGCCATCTCCGCGTTCGCGTTCCCCGAGACCCTCCCGCCCGCGCGTCGCACCACGGGCGGGTTCGCCCAGACCGGCCGCGACTTCCGGGTGCTGCTCACCGACCGCGTGTTCCTCGGCGCCGTACTCAGCCAGGGATTCCTGTACGCCGCGCTGTTCGCCTACCTCTCCGGTGCGACGTTCGTGCTGCAAGGCATCTACGGCCTCTCCCCGCAGGGGTACGCGGCCGCGTTCGGCCTCAACTCCACCGGGTTCATGATCTTCGGATGGCTGGCCGGCCGCTCAGCCGAGCGGTGGAGCATCCGCGGAACCCTCGTCGTCGGCGTCATCGTCACCAGCATCGGCGCGCTCGGACTGCTCGCCTCGGGGCTCGCGGTCATGCCGTTGTGGATGGTGATCGTGTCGCTGTTCCTCCTCGCCGGGGGCGTCGCGATCAGCTCCCCGCCGGCCACGACCCTCGCCCTGGCCGACTACCCGCAGATCGCGGGCACCGCCTCCGCTCTGCTCGGCATGGTGCGTTTCGGGTTCGGCGGAGTCGCCGCGCCCCTGGTCGGTGTCGCCGGCGCCGCGACCATCCTCCCGCTCGGCCTGGTCACGACCGGGTCAGTGGTCCTCGCCGCCGTCGCCTACCTCGCCCTCGCCGCCCGCGGCCACCGCGGCGCGGCTGCGCTGCCCGATGCGGCACCCGTGACCGTGCCCGGCTCTTGA
- a CDS encoding cyclophilin-like fold protein — MTLHKSLLAAPALILILAGCTGPDPAAPTSTSTTPFASPSSTAPSETLSASEGSDDGVIGTVVRFTGDSASVDVTIDVDTPAIRDFLSMLPLTVDLEEFNGREKIAYLPRELDYEGTPGFDPEDGDLIYYTPWGNLGFYYNTEGIGYSDSTLRIGSYDATLDELNQLEGPGVRIEVVD, encoded by the coding sequence GTGACGCTCCACAAGAGCCTGCTCGCCGCGCCGGCGCTGATCCTGATCCTCGCCGGATGCACCGGTCCCGACCCGGCTGCGCCCACGAGCACATCGACCACCCCCTTCGCATCGCCCTCGTCGACTGCGCCTTCGGAAACCCTGTCTGCGTCGGAAGGGTCGGATGACGGGGTGATCGGCACGGTCGTGCGGTTCACCGGCGACAGCGCCAGCGTGGACGTGACGATCGACGTGGACACCCCGGCGATCCGCGACTTCCTCTCGATGCTGCCGCTGACCGTCGACCTGGAGGAGTTCAACGGTCGCGAGAAGATCGCCTACCTGCCCCGGGAGCTCGACTATGAGGGCACACCCGGCTTCGACCCGGAGGACGGTGACCTCATCTACTACACGCCCTGGGGCAACCTCGGCTTCTATTACAACACCGAAGGGATCGGCTACTCCGACTCCACGCTTCGCATCGGCAGCTACGACGCGACCCTCGATGAGCTCAACCAGCTCGAAGGACCCGGCGTGCGGATCGAGGTCGTGGATTGA
- a CDS encoding PQQ-dependent sugar dehydrogenase, with protein MNARRRRMRHSVWTGSALAVLLTVSAAACSSGNEAGPVPDAGPVATGTASSSPSARPDLDAGEELARGIDVPWGLAFLPDGDALIAERDTGRILRLDPGGGEPQQVAEVPGVAAAGEGGLLGLAVSPDFATDELVYAYFTAADDNRIVRFRLGGGEPEVVFSGIAKASYHNGGRIAFGPDGMLYVGTGDAGNTSLSQDPASPVGKILRLTPDGQAAPGNPTAGSPVYSLGHRNVQGLAWDADGRLFATEFGQNDVDEVNLIEPGRNYGWPEVEGEGDTAGDRYTNPLVTWSTREASPSGIAITAGTAYVAALRGERLWVVPLDGDRLGEPSAELTDRYGRLRTVQVAPDGALWVTTSNTDGRGDLRDGDDRILRFPAR; from the coding sequence ATGAATGCCCGGAGGAGACGAATGCGACACAGCGTGTGGACGGGATCGGCCCTGGCCGTCCTGCTGACCGTCAGTGCGGCCGCGTGCAGTAGCGGGAACGAGGCGGGTCCCGTTCCAGACGCGGGACCTGTGGCGACGGGTACGGCGAGCAGTTCTCCGTCCGCGAGACCTGACCTTGACGCAGGAGAGGAACTGGCACGTGGCATAGACGTACCGTGGGGCCTGGCGTTCCTGCCCGACGGCGACGCGCTGATCGCCGAGCGTGACACCGGCCGGATCCTGCGCCTGGACCCTGGCGGTGGTGAGCCGCAGCAGGTCGCCGAGGTGCCCGGGGTGGCCGCGGCCGGTGAGGGCGGACTGCTCGGCCTCGCCGTCTCGCCGGACTTCGCCACCGACGAGCTGGTCTACGCCTACTTCACCGCAGCCGACGACAACCGGATCGTGCGGTTCCGGCTCGGCGGCGGTGAGCCGGAGGTGGTCTTCTCCGGCATCGCCAAGGCGAGCTACCACAACGGTGGGCGGATCGCGTTCGGCCCGGACGGCATGCTGTACGTCGGCACCGGTGACGCCGGGAACACCTCCCTTTCCCAGGACCCGGCGAGCCCCGTCGGCAAGATCCTGCGGCTCACCCCGGACGGCCAGGCCGCACCCGGCAACCCCACCGCCGGTTCCCCGGTCTACAGCCTGGGCCACCGCAACGTGCAGGGCCTGGCCTGGGACGCCGACGGCCGACTGTTCGCCACGGAGTTCGGGCAGAACGACGTCGACGAGGTCAACCTGATCGAGCCCGGCCGCAACTACGGCTGGCCCGAGGTCGAGGGCGAGGGCGACACCGCGGGTGACCGCTACACCAACCCCCTGGTCACCTGGTCCACCCGCGAGGCATCCCCGTCCGGCATCGCCATCACCGCCGGTACCGCCTACGTCGCCGCGCTGCGCGGCGAACGGCTATGGGTCGTCCCGCTCGACGGTGACCGGCTCGGCGAGCCGTCTGCCGAGCTCACCGACCGGTACGGGCGGCTGCGCACCGTGCAGGTGGCCCCGGACGGCGCCCTGTGGGTCACCACCTCCAACACCGACGGACGGGGCGATCTCCGCGACGGTGACGACCGCATTCTGCGCTTCCCGGCCCGGTGA